One part of the Arabidopsis thaliana chromosome 1 sequence genome encodes these proteins:
- the emb2411 gene encoding DNA replication helicase, which produces MPPRKKPKSSALKSNKQSSANHSSQPSTFGIQQLFLRHIQNSQSTSNSHTSTADPVDQQNVNGLASDTAVLTPQNPLGTSNEKPDESKDMDQQLTEASPKISKNLKRFSPGMLIKQSQDDCGGEITWKISPVNERLRAAAKNIPKMMDLTENSLGVKSSTIRPCSLNKKQCPTSGITSKVEQWLSSPSKKASKRPAFATNRVMERVNPSPDAEFEIVNTSSSGNSPFQTPPSLSCPHNKLPCTVTCSGACGSMGAGQHKKALLELLDQVEDVIAVDDKTTDDVGIVMPQARVKDDIISSVVDCAVDEGPVSLPKMQNSINPDSYFLVLEVSEKRGSGSSSKGQCPYKVLRLLDEHTGVECALYLWDEWFYSTVSPGDSINVIGEFDGDGKCDVDRQNNFLIVHPDTLVAGTRVAASFGCPRRTVLDERLRSNEHATVALLGTLQHQVFQAGLSQESPSVDGLQEYASTVIEKSIESLYACGVHEGDVRSTLFKAIPKMLNWIEHFRYSKDSEVSKVDFGSTIGKKAVKVSEVIDIEEMSWAPKYGLKGMIDASVRVIVESDMNTVNEKIMPLEFKSGKAPSGQSSIEHSAQVILYTLLMSERYLKHIDNGLLYYLQSDQTQGISVQRSDLVGLIIRRNELANDILVASTTQQLPPMLRNPNICRNCRHLDVCTIYHKADGGNTESSGLGDVFDTHVSHLSTLHFNFLRHWDRLIDLEGREMQLLRKDIAHPHGSKGSHSASYLSSMVLDVTNGFQHHNSHKETRFIYRFVRQKSSESRERVTSEDMIRTGNLATDDLDCKLRTGDRVILRTEVSHLTVANGIIADISRTHISVSLSKRLRLPWSEPSSEVSNLSHELWRIYKDEFMTSFSVMRFNLMQLFVQNGHNIRKMIVDLEPPRFDNGSILSQDPAISYIWSEKSLNNDQRQAILKILTAKDYALILGMPGTGKTSTMVHAVKALLIRGSSILLASYTNSAVDNLLIKLKAQGIEFLRIGRDEAVHEEVRESCFSAMNMCSVEDIKKKLDQVKVVASTCLGINSPLLVNRRFDVCIIDEAGQIALPVSIGPLLFASTFVLVGDHYQLPPLVQSTEARENGMGISLFRRLSEAHPQAISVLQNQYRMCRGIMELSNALIYGDRLCCGSAEVADATLVLSTSSSTSPWLKKVLEPTRTVVFVNTDMLRAFEARDQNAINNPVEASIIAEIVEELVNNGVDSKDIGIITPYNSQASLIQHAIPTTPVEIHTIDKYQGRDKDCILVSFVRSREKPRSSASSLLGDWHRINVALTRAKKKLIMVGSQRTLSRVPLLMLLLNKVKEQSGILNLLPGDLKP; this is translated from the exons ATGCCACCAAGAAAGAAGCCCAAGTCTTCAGCtttgaaatcaaacaaacaatcttCAGCTAATCATTCGTCACAACCTTCCACCTTTGGCATCCAGCAGTTGTTCCTTCGACATATTCAGAACTCCCAATCAACTTCCAACTCTCATACCTCCACTGCTGACCCAGTTGATCAACAGAATGTGAATGGTCTTGCCTCTGACACTGCAGTTTTAACGCCTCAAAACCCTCTAGGCACATCGAATGAGAAACCTGATGAGTCCAAAGATATGGACCAGCAACTCACGGAGGCATCTCCTAAGATCTCCAAAAACCTGAAGCGCTTCTCTCCTGGAATG CTGATAAAGCAAAGTCAAGATGACTGTGGTGGTGAGATAACTTGGAAAATCTCTCCAGTAAATGAAAGACTTCGGGCAGCTGCTAAGAACATTCCTAAGATGATGGACTTAACAGAAAATTCACTAGGGGTTAAATCTTCTACCATTCGCCCTTGCTCTCTGAATAAG AAGCAATGTCCTACATCAGGTATAACTTCCAAGGTTGAGCAATGGTTATCTTCACCCTCAAAAAAAGCTTCCAAAAGACCAGCTTTTGCAACAAATAGGGTCATGGAAAGGGTAAATCCTTCCCCAGATGCAGAGTTTGAAATTGTTAACACTTCAAGTAGTGGAAACAGTCCTTTCCAGACCCCACCGTCTCTTTCATGCCCTCACAACAAG CTTCCTTGTACTGTAACGTGCAGCGGAGCTTGTGGATCTATGGGGGCTGGACAACATAAAAAG GCCTTGCTTGAACTATTAGATCAAGTGGAGGATGTCATCGCAGTTGATGACAAAACAACTGATGATGTGGGGATTGTGATGCCTCAAGCTCGAGTTAAAGATGATATCATCTCTTCTGTTGTTGATTGCGCTGTAGATGAAGGGCCAGTTTCTCTACCAAAAATGCAGAATTCCATAAATCCAGATAGCTATTTCCTTGTATTGGAG GTATCGGAGAAACGTGGCTCGGGTAGCTCATCTAAGGGTCAATGTCCTTATAAG GTTCTTCGCTTGCTAGATGAGCACACAGGAGTGGAATGCGCTTTGTATCTCTGGGATGAATG GTTTTACAGCACTGTATCACCAGGAGATTCAATCAATGTTATTGGAGAGTTTGATGGGGATGGCAAGTGTGACGTGGACCgtcaaaacaatttcttaaTTGTTCATCCTGATACCCTTGTTGCCGGAACTAGG GTTGCTGCAAGTTTTGGTTGCCCAAGGCGAACCGTGCTAGATGAGAGGCTCAGATCCAATGAACACGCTACAGTAGCCTTACTTGGAACCTTGCAACACCAAGTTTTTCAG GCTGGTCTCTCGCAAGAATCTCCATCTGTAGATGGTTTGCAAGAATATGCAAGCACAGTGATTGAGAAAAGTATTGAGAGCTTATATGCATGCGGAG TGCATGAAGGAGACGTGAGATCAACTTTATTTAAAGCTATCccgaaaatgttgaattggaTTGAGCATTTCAGATATTCGAAG GACTCAGAAGTATCAAAAGTTGATTTTGGTTCTACCATTGGGAAGAAAGCTGTTAAGGTATCAGAG GTAATTGATATTGAGGAGATGTCATGGGCCCCTAAATATGGTCTCAAAGGGATGATCGATGCTTCGGTCAGAGTGATAGTTGAATCTGACATGAACACAGTGAATGAGAAGATAATGCCCCTTGAGTTTAAATCTGGAAAAGCTCCTAGTGGTCAG TCATCAATAGAGCATTCTGCACAGGTGATCCTGTACACGCTCCTTATGTCTGAGAG GTACCTGAAGCATATTGACAATGGCCTTCTGTACTATCTACAGTCAGATCAGACCCAG GGAATTTCTGTTCAACGATCAGATTTGGTGGGTCTGATTATTCGTCGCAATGAACTTGCAAATGACATTCTTGTGGCGTCAACAACCCAGCAACTGCCGCCGATGTTACGG AACCCAAACATATGCCGGAACTGTCGCCATCTGGATGTTTGCACAATTTATCATAAG GCAGATGGTGGAAACACAGAGAGTAGCGGACTTGGTGATGTCTTTGACACACATGTTTCTCATCTATCAACTTTACATTTCAATTTCCTCCGACACTGGGACAGGCTAATTGACTTGGAAGGTAGAGAGATGCAG CTTCTACGGAAAGATATTGCGCATCCACATGGTTCAAAGGGCAGCCACTCAGCTAGTTATCTTTCTTCAATGGTTCTTGACGTGACAAATGGGTTTCAGCATCATAACTCTCATAAAGAAACTAGATTCATCTATCGTTTTGTACGTCAAAAATCATCTGAATCTAGAGAAAGAGTAACCAGTGAAGATATGATTAGGACTGGAAACCTTGCAACTGATGACCTGGATTGCAAACTTAGAACTGGAGATCGTGTG ATTCTTCGCACAGAAGTCAGCCACCTGACCGTTGCAAATGGGATTATAGCAGATATTAGTCGCACACATATATCA GTTTCTTTATCCAAGCGATTACGTCTTCCTTGGAGCGAACCTTCTTCTGAGGTATCAAATCTCTCTCATGAGTTATGGAGAATTTACAAGGATGAATTCATGACATCATTTTCGGTTATGAg GTTCAATCTCATGCAGCTTTTCGTACAAAATGGACATAACATCAGGAAAATGATTGTGGATCTCGAG CCTCCTAGATTTGACAATGGATCTATACTGAGCCAGGATCCTGCAATATCATATATTTGGTCAGAAAAGAGTCTGAATAATGATCAGCGCCAAGCTATACTTAAG ATACTCACTGCAAAGGACTATGCTTTGATATTAGGAATGCCTGGAACAGGAAAAACCTCCACAATGGTTCATGCTGTGAAAGCTTTGTTGATCAGAGGCTCATCTATTCTGCTTGCATCGTACACAAACTCTGCTGTTGATAATCTACTTATCAAACTAAAAGCACAG GGAATTGAGTTTCTACGTATTGGTAGAGACGAGGCTGTACACGAAGAAGTTCGAGAAAGTTGCTTTTCAG CCATGAATATGTGCAGTGTCGAGgacataaagaaaaagttggaCCAGGTCAAAGTTGTGGCCTCTACATGTTTGGGAATCAATAGTCCTTTGCTTGTGAATAGGCGATTTGATGTATGCATTATTGATGAAGCTGGCCAGATTGCCCTCCCT GTTTCGATAGGGCCCTTGCTGTTTGCATCTACCTTTGTACTTGTTGGTGACCACTATCAACTACCGCCACTGGTGCAG AGTACAGAGGCTAGAGAGAATGGGATGGGAATAAGCTTGTTTCGCAGGTTATCAGAAGCCCATCCTCAGGCAATTTCAGTGTTACAAAACCAG TACCGAATGTGTCGAGGTATTATGGAACTATCAAATGCCTTGATATATGGAGACAGATTATGCTGCGGTTCTGCTGAAGTAGCTGATGCCACACTTGTGCTTTCTACCTCCAGTTCTACTTCGCCATGGCTTAAAAAG GTTCTGGAGCCAACAAGAACAGTTGTATTTGTTAATACAG ATATGCTGCGTGCTTTTGAAGCTAGGGATCAGAATGCGATCAACAATCCAGTTGAAGCTTCCATAATAGCTGAG ATTGTAGAGGAGCTAGTTAACAATGGAGTGGATAGTAAAGATATTGGAATCATTACTCCTTATAACTCACAAGCCAGCCTCATTCAACATGCCATTCCGACAACTCCTGTGGAGATACATACTATTGACAAATATCAG GGAAGAGATAAAGACTGCATATTGGTATCTTTTGTGAGATCGCGAGAGAAACCAAGGAGCTCTGCTTCTTCACTGCTCGGAGATTGGCATAGGATCAACGTTGCTTTGACACGAGCAAAG AAAAAGCTGATAATGGTGGGATCACAAAGAACACTCTCAAGAGTTCCACTTCTGATGCTTCTTCTAAACAAGGTTAAGGAGCAGTCAGGTATCTTGAATCTGTTGCCGGGAGATTTAAAACCATAA
- the emb2411 gene encoding DNA replication helicase: MPPRKKPKSSALKSNKQSSANHSSQPSTFGIQQLFLRHIQNSQSTSNSHTSTADPVDQQNVNGLASDTAVLTPQNPLGTSNEKPDESKDMDQQLTEASPKISKNLKRFSPGMLIKQSQDDCGGEITWKISPVNERLRAAAKNIPKMMDLTENSLGKQCPTSGITSKVEQWLSSPSKKASKRPAFATNRVMERVNPSPDAEFEIVNTSSSGNSPFQTPPSLSCPHNKLPCTVTCSGACGSMGAGQHKKALLELLDQVEDVIAVDDKTTDDVGIVMPQARVKDDIISSVVDCAVDEGPVSLPKMQNSINPDSYFLVLEVSEKRGSGSSSKGQCPYKVLRLLDEHTGVECALYLWDEWFYSTVSPGDSINVIGEFDGDGKCDVDRQNNFLIVHPDTLVAGTRVAASFGCPRRTVLDERLRSNEHATVALLGTLQHQVFQAGLSQESPSVDGLQEYASTVIEKSIESLYACGVHEGDVRSTLFKAIPKMLNWIEHFRYSKDSEVSKVDFGSTIGKKAVKVSEVIDIEEMSWAPKYGLKGMIDASVRVIVESDMNTVNEKIMPLEFKSGKAPSGQSSIEHSAQVILYTLLMSERYLKHIDNGLLYYLQSDQTQGISVQRSDLVGLIIRRNELANDILVASTTQQLPPMLRNPNICRNCRHLDVCTIYHKADGGNTESSGLGDVFDTHVSHLSTLHFNFLRHWDRLIDLEGREMQLLRKDIAHPHGSKGSHSASYLSSMVLDVTNGFQHHNSHKETRFIYRFVRQKSSESRERVTSEDMIRTGNLATDDLDCKLRTGDRVILRTEVSHLTVANGIIADISRTHISVSLSKRLRLPWSEPSSEVSNLSHELWRIYKDEFMTSFSVMRFNLMQLFVQNGHNIRKMIVDLEPPRFDNGSILSQDPAISYIWSEKSLNNDQRQAILKILTAKDYALILGMPGTGKTSTMVHAVKALLIRGSSILLASYTNSAVDNLLIKLKAQGIEFLRIGRDEAVHEEVRESCFSAMNMCSVEDIKKKLDQVKVVASTCLGINSPLLVNRRFDVCIIDEAGQIALPV, from the exons ATGCCACCAAGAAAGAAGCCCAAGTCTTCAGCtttgaaatcaaacaaacaatcttCAGCTAATCATTCGTCACAACCTTCCACCTTTGGCATCCAGCAGTTGTTCCTTCGACATATTCAGAACTCCCAATCAACTTCCAACTCTCATACCTCCACTGCTGACCCAGTTGATCAACAGAATGTGAATGGTCTTGCCTCTGACACTGCAGTTTTAACGCCTCAAAACCCTCTAGGCACATCGAATGAGAAACCTGATGAGTCCAAAGATATGGACCAGCAACTCACGGAGGCATCTCCTAAGATCTCCAAAAACCTGAAGCGCTTCTCTCCTGGAATG CTGATAAAGCAAAGTCAAGATGACTGTGGTGGTGAGATAACTTGGAAAATCTCTCCAGTAAATGAAAGACTTCGGGCAGCTGCTAAGAACATTCCTAAGATGATGGACTTAACAGAAAATTCACTAGGG AAGCAATGTCCTACATCAGGTATAACTTCCAAGGTTGAGCAATGGTTATCTTCACCCTCAAAAAAAGCTTCCAAAAGACCAGCTTTTGCAACAAATAGGGTCATGGAAAGGGTAAATCCTTCCCCAGATGCAGAGTTTGAAATTGTTAACACTTCAAGTAGTGGAAACAGTCCTTTCCAGACCCCACCGTCTCTTTCATGCCCTCACAACAAG CTTCCTTGTACTGTAACGTGCAGCGGAGCTTGTGGATCTATGGGGGCTGGACAACATAAAAAG GCCTTGCTTGAACTATTAGATCAAGTGGAGGATGTCATCGCAGTTGATGACAAAACAACTGATGATGTGGGGATTGTGATGCCTCAAGCTCGAGTTAAAGATGATATCATCTCTTCTGTTGTTGATTGCGCTGTAGATGAAGGGCCAGTTTCTCTACCAAAAATGCAGAATTCCATAAATCCAGATAGCTATTTCCTTGTATTGGAG GTATCGGAGAAACGTGGCTCGGGTAGCTCATCTAAGGGTCAATGTCCTTATAAG GTTCTTCGCTTGCTAGATGAGCACACAGGAGTGGAATGCGCTTTGTATCTCTGGGATGAATG GTTTTACAGCACTGTATCACCAGGAGATTCAATCAATGTTATTGGAGAGTTTGATGGGGATGGCAAGTGTGACGTGGACCgtcaaaacaatttcttaaTTGTTCATCCTGATACCCTTGTTGCCGGAACTAGG GTTGCTGCAAGTTTTGGTTGCCCAAGGCGAACCGTGCTAGATGAGAGGCTCAGATCCAATGAACACGCTACAGTAGCCTTACTTGGAACCTTGCAACACCAAGTTTTTCAG GCTGGTCTCTCGCAAGAATCTCCATCTGTAGATGGTTTGCAAGAATATGCAAGCACAGTGATTGAGAAAAGTATTGAGAGCTTATATGCATGCGGAG TGCATGAAGGAGACGTGAGATCAACTTTATTTAAAGCTATCccgaaaatgttgaattggaTTGAGCATTTCAGATATTCGAAG GACTCAGAAGTATCAAAAGTTGATTTTGGTTCTACCATTGGGAAGAAAGCTGTTAAGGTATCAGAG GTAATTGATATTGAGGAGATGTCATGGGCCCCTAAATATGGTCTCAAAGGGATGATCGATGCTTCGGTCAGAGTGATAGTTGAATCTGACATGAACACAGTGAATGAGAAGATAATGCCCCTTGAGTTTAAATCTGGAAAAGCTCCTAGTGGTCAG TCATCAATAGAGCATTCTGCACAGGTGATCCTGTACACGCTCCTTATGTCTGAGAG GTACCTGAAGCATATTGACAATGGCCTTCTGTACTATCTACAGTCAGATCAGACCCAG GGAATTTCTGTTCAACGATCAGATTTGGTGGGTCTGATTATTCGTCGCAATGAACTTGCAAATGACATTCTTGTGGCGTCAACAACCCAGCAACTGCCGCCGATGTTACGG AACCCAAACATATGCCGGAACTGTCGCCATCTGGATGTTTGCACAATTTATCATAAG GCAGATGGTGGAAACACAGAGAGTAGCGGACTTGGTGATGTCTTTGACACACATGTTTCTCATCTATCAACTTTACATTTCAATTTCCTCCGACACTGGGACAGGCTAATTGACTTGGAAGGTAGAGAGATGCAG CTTCTACGGAAAGATATTGCGCATCCACATGGTTCAAAGGGCAGCCACTCAGCTAGTTATCTTTCTTCAATGGTTCTTGACGTGACAAATGGGTTTCAGCATCATAACTCTCATAAAGAAACTAGATTCATCTATCGTTTTGTACGTCAAAAATCATCTGAATCTAGAGAAAGAGTAACCAGTGAAGATATGATTAGGACTGGAAACCTTGCAACTGATGACCTGGATTGCAAACTTAGAACTGGAGATCGTGTG ATTCTTCGCACAGAAGTCAGCCACCTGACCGTTGCAAATGGGATTATAGCAGATATTAGTCGCACACATATATCA GTTTCTTTATCCAAGCGATTACGTCTTCCTTGGAGCGAACCTTCTTCTGAGGTATCAAATCTCTCTCATGAGTTATGGAGAATTTACAAGGATGAATTCATGACATCATTTTCGGTTATGAg GTTCAATCTCATGCAGCTTTTCGTACAAAATGGACATAACATCAGGAAAATGATTGTGGATCTCGAG CCTCCTAGATTTGACAATGGATCTATACTGAGCCAGGATCCTGCAATATCATATATTTGGTCAGAAAAGAGTCTGAATAATGATCAGCGCCAAGCTATACTTAAG ATACTCACTGCAAAGGACTATGCTTTGATATTAGGAATGCCTGGAACAGGAAAAACCTCCACAATGGTTCATGCTGTGAAAGCTTTGTTGATCAGAGGCTCATCTATTCTGCTTGCATCGTACACAAACTCTGCTGTTGATAATCTACTTATCAAACTAAAAGCACAG GGAATTGAGTTTCTACGTATTGGTAGAGACGAGGCTGTACACGAAGAAGTTCGAGAAAGTTGCTTTTCAG CCATGAATATGTGCAGTGTCGAGgacataaagaaaaagttggaCCAGGTCAAAGTTGTGGCCTCTACATGTTTGGGAATCAATAGTCCTTTGCTTGTGAATAGGCGATTTGATGTATGCATTATTGATGAAGCTGGCCAGATTGCCCTCCCTGTATGA
- the emb2411 gene encoding DNA replication helicase has product MPPRKKPKSSALKSNKQSSANHSSQPSTFGIQQLFLRHIQNSQSTSNSHTSTADPVDQQNVNGLASDTAVLTPQNPLGTSNEKPDESKDMDQQLTEASPKISKNLKRFSPGMLIKQSQDDCGGEITWKISPVNERLRAAAKNIPKMMDLTENSLGVKSSTIRPCSLNKLVQKQCPTSGITSKVEQWLSSPSKKASKRPAFATNRVMERVNPSPDAEFEIVNTSSSGNSPFQTPPSLSCPHNKLPCTVTCSGACGSMGAGQHKKALLELLDQVEDVIAVDDKTTDDVGIVMPQARVKDDIISSVVDCAVDEGPVSLPKMQNSINPDSYFLVLEVSEKRGSGSSSKGQCPYKVLRLLDEHTGVECALYLWDEWFYSTVSPGDSINVIGEFDGDGKCDVDRQNNFLIVHPDTLVAGTRVAASFGCPRRTVLDERLRSNEHATVALLGTLQHQVFQAGLSQESPSVDGLQEYASTVIEKSIESLYACGVHEGDVRSTLFKAIPKMLNWIEHFRYSKDSEVSKVDFGSTIGKKAVKVSEVIDIEEMSWAPKYGLKGMIDASVRVIVESDMNTVNEKIMPLEFKSGKAPSGQSSIEHSAQVILYTLLMSERYLKHIDNGLLYYLQSDQTQGISVQRSDLVGLIIRRNELANDILVASTTQQLPPMLRNPNICRNCRHLDVCTIYHKADGGNTESSGLGDVFDTHVSHLSTLHFNFLRHWDRLIDLEGREMQLLRKDIAHPHGSKGSHSASYLSSMVLDVTNGFQHHNSHKETRFIYRFVRQKSSESRERVTSEDMIRTGNLATDDLDCKLRTGDRVILRTEVSHLTVANGIIADISRTHISVSLSKRLRLPWSEPSSEVSNLSHELWRIYKDEFMTSFSVMRFNLMQLFVQNGHNIRKMIVDLEPPRFDNGSILSQDPAISYIWSEKSLNNDQRQAILKILTAKDYALILGMPGTGKTSTMVHAVKALLIRGSSILLASYTNSAVDNLLIKLKAQGIEFLRIGRDEAVHEEVRESCFSAMNMCSVEDIKKKLDQVKVVASTCLGINSPLLVNRRFDVCIIDEAGQIALPVSIGPLLFASTFVLVGDHYQLPPLVQSTEARENGMGISLFRRLSEAHPQAISVLQNQYRMCRGIMELSNALIYGDRLCCGSAEVADATLVLSTSSSTSPWLKKVLEPTRTVVFVNTDMLRAFEARDQNAINNPVEASIIAEIVEELVNNGVDSKDIGIITPYNSQASLIQHAIPTTPVEIHTIDKYQGRDKDCILVSFVRSREKPRSSASSLLGDWHRINVALTRAKKKLIMVGSQRTLSRVPLLMLLLNKVKEQSGILNLLPGDLKP; this is encoded by the exons ATGCCACCAAGAAAGAAGCCCAAGTCTTCAGCtttgaaatcaaacaaacaatcttCAGCTAATCATTCGTCACAACCTTCCACCTTTGGCATCCAGCAGTTGTTCCTTCGACATATTCAGAACTCCCAATCAACTTCCAACTCTCATACCTCCACTGCTGACCCAGTTGATCAACAGAATGTGAATGGTCTTGCCTCTGACACTGCAGTTTTAACGCCTCAAAACCCTCTAGGCACATCGAATGAGAAACCTGATGAGTCCAAAGATATGGACCAGCAACTCACGGAGGCATCTCCTAAGATCTCCAAAAACCTGAAGCGCTTCTCTCCTGGAATG CTGATAAAGCAAAGTCAAGATGACTGTGGTGGTGAGATAACTTGGAAAATCTCTCCAGTAAATGAAAGACTTCGGGCAGCTGCTAAGAACATTCCTAAGATGATGGACTTAACAGAAAATTCACTAGGGGTTAAATCTTCTACCATTCGCCCTTGCTCTCTGAATAAG CTAGTGCAGAAGCAATGTCCTACATCAGGTATAACTTCCAAGGTTGAGCAATGGTTATCTTCACCCTCAAAAAAAGCTTCCAAAAGACCAGCTTTTGCAACAAATAGGGTCATGGAAAGGGTAAATCCTTCCCCAGATGCAGAGTTTGAAATTGTTAACACTTCAAGTAGTGGAAACAGTCCTTTCCAGACCCCACCGTCTCTTTCATGCCCTCACAACAAG CTTCCTTGTACTGTAACGTGCAGCGGAGCTTGTGGATCTATGGGGGCTGGACAACATAAAAAG GCCTTGCTTGAACTATTAGATCAAGTGGAGGATGTCATCGCAGTTGATGACAAAACAACTGATGATGTGGGGATTGTGATGCCTCAAGCTCGAGTTAAAGATGATATCATCTCTTCTGTTGTTGATTGCGCTGTAGATGAAGGGCCAGTTTCTCTACCAAAAATGCAGAATTCCATAAATCCAGATAGCTATTTCCTTGTATTGGAG GTATCGGAGAAACGTGGCTCGGGTAGCTCATCTAAGGGTCAATGTCCTTATAAG GTTCTTCGCTTGCTAGATGAGCACACAGGAGTGGAATGCGCTTTGTATCTCTGGGATGAATG GTTTTACAGCACTGTATCACCAGGAGATTCAATCAATGTTATTGGAGAGTTTGATGGGGATGGCAAGTGTGACGTGGACCgtcaaaacaatttcttaaTTGTTCATCCTGATACCCTTGTTGCCGGAACTAGG GTTGCTGCAAGTTTTGGTTGCCCAAGGCGAACCGTGCTAGATGAGAGGCTCAGATCCAATGAACACGCTACAGTAGCCTTACTTGGAACCTTGCAACACCAAGTTTTTCAG GCTGGTCTCTCGCAAGAATCTCCATCTGTAGATGGTTTGCAAGAATATGCAAGCACAGTGATTGAGAAAAGTATTGAGAGCTTATATGCATGCGGAG TGCATGAAGGAGACGTGAGATCAACTTTATTTAAAGCTATCccgaaaatgttgaattggaTTGAGCATTTCAGATATTCGAAG GACTCAGAAGTATCAAAAGTTGATTTTGGTTCTACCATTGGGAAGAAAGCTGTTAAGGTATCAGAG GTAATTGATATTGAGGAGATGTCATGGGCCCCTAAATATGGTCTCAAAGGGATGATCGATGCTTCGGTCAGAGTGATAGTTGAATCTGACATGAACACAGTGAATGAGAAGATAATGCCCCTTGAGTTTAAATCTGGAAAAGCTCCTAGTGGTCAG TCATCAATAGAGCATTCTGCACAGGTGATCCTGTACACGCTCCTTATGTCTGAGAG GTACCTGAAGCATATTGACAATGGCCTTCTGTACTATCTACAGTCAGATCAGACCCAG GGAATTTCTGTTCAACGATCAGATTTGGTGGGTCTGATTATTCGTCGCAATGAACTTGCAAATGACATTCTTGTGGCGTCAACAACCCAGCAACTGCCGCCGATGTTACGG AACCCAAACATATGCCGGAACTGTCGCCATCTGGATGTTTGCACAATTTATCATAAG GCAGATGGTGGAAACACAGAGAGTAGCGGACTTGGTGATGTCTTTGACACACATGTTTCTCATCTATCAACTTTACATTTCAATTTCCTCCGACACTGGGACAGGCTAATTGACTTGGAAGGTAGAGAGATGCAG CTTCTACGGAAAGATATTGCGCATCCACATGGTTCAAAGGGCAGCCACTCAGCTAGTTATCTTTCTTCAATGGTTCTTGACGTGACAAATGGGTTTCAGCATCATAACTCTCATAAAGAAACTAGATTCATCTATCGTTTTGTACGTCAAAAATCATCTGAATCTAGAGAAAGAGTAACCAGTGAAGATATGATTAGGACTGGAAACCTTGCAACTGATGACCTGGATTGCAAACTTAGAACTGGAGATCGTGTG ATTCTTCGCACAGAAGTCAGCCACCTGACCGTTGCAAATGGGATTATAGCAGATATTAGTCGCACACATATATCA GTTTCTTTATCCAAGCGATTACGTCTTCCTTGGAGCGAACCTTCTTCTGAGGTATCAAATCTCTCTCATGAGTTATGGAGAATTTACAAGGATGAATTCATGACATCATTTTCGGTTATGAg GTTCAATCTCATGCAGCTTTTCGTACAAAATGGACATAACATCAGGAAAATGATTGTGGATCTCGAG CCTCCTAGATTTGACAATGGATCTATACTGAGCCAGGATCCTGCAATATCATATATTTGGTCAGAAAAGAGTCTGAATAATGATCAGCGCCAAGCTATACTTAAG ATACTCACTGCAAAGGACTATGCTTTGATATTAGGAATGCCTGGAACAGGAAAAACCTCCACAATGGTTCATGCTGTGAAAGCTTTGTTGATCAGAGGCTCATCTATTCTGCTTGCATCGTACACAAACTCTGCTGTTGATAATCTACTTATCAAACTAAAAGCACAG GGAATTGAGTTTCTACGTATTGGTAGAGACGAGGCTGTACACGAAGAAGTTCGAGAAAGTTGCTTTTCAG CCATGAATATGTGCAGTGTCGAGgacataaagaaaaagttggaCCAGGTCAAAGTTGTGGCCTCTACATGTTTGGGAATCAATAGTCCTTTGCTTGTGAATAGGCGATTTGATGTATGCATTATTGATGAAGCTGGCCAGATTGCCCTCCCT GTTTCGATAGGGCCCTTGCTGTTTGCATCTACCTTTGTACTTGTTGGTGACCACTATCAACTACCGCCACTGGTGCAG AGTACAGAGGCTAGAGAGAATGGGATGGGAATAAGCTTGTTTCGCAGGTTATCAGAAGCCCATCCTCAGGCAATTTCAGTGTTACAAAACCAG TACCGAATGTGTCGAGGTATTATGGAACTATCAAATGCCTTGATATATGGAGACAGATTATGCTGCGGTTCTGCTGAAGTAGCTGATGCCACACTTGTGCTTTCTACCTCCAGTTCTACTTCGCCATGGCTTAAAAAG GTTCTGGAGCCAACAAGAACAGTTGTATTTGTTAATACAG ATATGCTGCGTGCTTTTGAAGCTAGGGATCAGAATGCGATCAACAATCCAGTTGAAGCTTCCATAATAGCTGAG ATTGTAGAGGAGCTAGTTAACAATGGAGTGGATAGTAAAGATATTGGAATCATTACTCCTTATAACTCACAAGCCAGCCTCATTCAACATGCCATTCCGACAACTCCTGTGGAGATACATACTATTGACAAATATCAG GGAAGAGATAAAGACTGCATATTGGTATCTTTTGTGAGATCGCGAGAGAAACCAAGGAGCTCTGCTTCTTCACTGCTCGGAGATTGGCATAGGATCAACGTTGCTTTGACACGAGCAAAG AAAAAGCTGATAATGGTGGGATCACAAAGAACACTCTCAAGAGTTCCACTTCTGATGCTTCTTCTAAACAAGGTTAAGGAGCAGTCAGGTATCTTGAATCTGTTGCCGGGAGATTTAAAACCATAA